Proteins encoded within one genomic window of Glycine soja cultivar W05 chromosome 1, ASM419377v2, whole genome shotgun sequence:
- the LOC114422237 gene encoding acyl-CoA-binding domain-containing protein 3-like: MELLWELAFTIALSLLLPLVFLKLLSVTPNFEANEKVAVIRRDHDHRVESDSNSWETDKVVQIGGKIDEFRDKPIVGKLVVPEIVDVSCGSPKIHNSEKIDGDRLHNEIELEDLAEDPVVDEGNEGVVNINKVEVELMECDSRENKVEEVEISQCERYYNEIEESSMNEEMGENKGSVVDEDDWEGIERTELERRFGAAVVFVGSKSNANLSNDVKMKLHGYHRIATQGPCHEPQPMALKFSARAKWIAWRQLGIMSPEEAMEQYISLLSENIPDWIVENPYDNAKPASAKLTL; this comes from the exons ATGGAGCTCCTATGGGAGCTTGCCTTCACCATAGCTCTTTCTCTTTTACTTCCATTGGTTTTCCTCAAACTCCTTTCCGTGACCCCAAACTTCGAAGCAAATGAGAAAGTGGCTGTTATTCGGCGTGATCATGATCATCGAGTTGAATCTGATTCCAATAGTTGGGAAACGGATAAAGTTGTTCAAATTGGTGGGAAAATTGATGAATTCAGAGACAAACCTATAGTGGGAAAATTAGTAGTCCCGGAAATTGTGGATGTGAGTTGTGGATCGCCCAAGATACACAATTCAGAAAAGATTGATGGGGACAGACTTCACAACGAAATTGAACTCGAGGATTTGGCAGAGGATCCTGTTGTGGATGAGGGTAATGAAGGGGTTGTTAATATTAACAAAGTTGAGGTAGAATTGATGGAATGTGATTCTAGAGAGAACAAAGTTGAAGAGGTTGAGATCTCGCAGTGCGAAAGATATTATAATGAGATTGAAGAATCTAGTATGAACGAGGAAATGGGTGAAAACAAGGGCTCGGTGGTGGATGAGGATGATTGGGAAGGAATAGAAAGAACTGAATTGGAGAGGCGCTTTGGTGCTGCAGTTGTATTTGTCGGTTCCAAGAGCAATGCTAATCTTAGTAATGATGTGAAGATGAAGCTTCATGGTTATCACCGAATTGCTACTCAGGGTCCTTGCCATGAACCTCAGCCAATGGCTCTGAAGTTCTCTGCTCGAGCAAAGTG GATTGCATGGCGACAGCTTGGGATTATGAGTCCAGAGGAAGCTATGGAGCAATATATCAGCCTTCTATCAGAAAACATTCCTGATTGGATTGTAGAAAATCCTTAT GATAATGCTAAACCGGCTTCTGCAAAACTAACCTTATGA